The Sphingopyxis fribergensis DNA segment GGATTGCCGAGGAAGGCTCGCTCAATGCGGCGTCGCGTGCGCTCGGCATTGCGCAGCCGGCCCTCAGCCGACAGATGCAGCTGCTGGAAACCGATCTCGGGGTGCAGCTGTTCAAGCGCGTGGCACGCGGCATGCAGCTTACCGAAGAAGGCGATTATCTGCGGTCCGGCCTCATCCATCCCCTTGAGCAGATCGAAACTGTGCTTGCCAACGCACGATCGTTTTCTACGCGCGTCGAAGCGCATGCGAAGATCGGGCTGCCTCCGGGCTTGGCTGGGCCGATCGGACCGCGCCTTATCACCCGCTTGGCCGCCGAAATGCCAAACCTCAGATTGAGCATTCTTGAGGAAGATTCTGCGGTGCTGGCGAACGAATTGCTGCACGGCCGGATCGATATCGCCCTGCTCAGTGGATTGACGCCTGACGATCGCCTCTTCCATTCCGAGGTTGCCCGCGAGGACCTGGTGCTTGTCGGAAGCCCCGGATCACGCCTCGCCGGCCGTTCGGAAGTGACATTTTCGGAGCTTGAGAATTATCCACTCGTGGCGCCGCCGGCTCCGGCAAGCCTCACCGTCATGTTGGAAAAGCTGGCGGCCCGCCGGGCATGCAAAATCAAGATCGCGTTTGATGTCTCGTCACGGACGATCAGCAAATCTCTCGTCATCGCGGGGGCCGCGTTTGCGGTGGTCACGCCGCTAAGCGTACAGCGTGAAATTGAGAGCGGGCAACTCGTATATGCGCGGATCGTCGACCCCACGGTCTTCCAGCTCACTCATGTTTCGGTGCAGGCCCATTGGCGAATAGCTCG contains these protein-coding regions:
- a CDS encoding LysR family transcriptional regulator translates to MELRRLTYFLRIAEEGSLNAASRALGIAQPALSRQMQLLETDLGVQLFKRVARGMQLTEEGDYLRSGLIHPLEQIETVLANARSFSTRVEAHAKIGLPPGLAGPIGPRLITRLAAEMPNLRLSILEEDSAVLANELLHGRIDIALLSGLTPDDRLFHSEVAREDLVLVGSPGSRLAGRSEVTFSELENYPLVAPPAPASLTVMLEKLAARRACKIKIAFDVSSRTISKSLVIAGAAFAVVTPLSVQREIESGQLVYARIVDPTVFQLTHVSVQAHWRIARSTYKQFHGVFYSVLCQTVDSGDWPATWLLDLASVENAMT